A region of Acidithiobacillus ferridurans DNA encodes the following proteins:
- a CDS encoding pyruvate kinase, with the protein MTQRPKRLNKAWQDLREALEGLRTRIVQSEAAQLPLLEQQDPSLPWHPGIRNMLHYLALRSVDLRPLQGALSDAGLSSLGRAESHVLDSVQCTLQILYAALQMPPADFSDATAITREQGQRALTDNTLALLGSPPHQRSTHIMVTLSGDRADDADFFRRLFTAGMNIARINCAHDSPGIWRRLAEQVRTASRDTGQPCRILADLAGHKIRTGPLPDAPGVIHLRPERDRLGRLLEPARMTAMACHQASSSLPSGVDCLLLLVSGSAMPQQGEDLLCHDARGKERVLVVERVENEVITLQATQGCYFTAGNRCQSRRRRHVQGYFAGIPQSVVPLHLEIGDSLLLQSQGGPGGPALNGRPARISCTVPEVIPQLPIGQQVWVDDGKIAAVVLEQTSEGALLRITKTKPGGARLLPDRGLNFPGLALELPALSAKDLDDLGTIIPLADLVGFSFVENAGNMRSMLEALRQRQGEHLGVIAKIETASAFHHLPEILLAALGRQPMGVMIARGDLAVEVGPERLAEVQEEILWLAEAAHLPVIWATQVLEQLTKKGVISRPEFTDAAMGVRAECVMLNKGPYAVEAVHTLNDILTRMQAHQHKKFSQLRALHWGATEEPPDQWPEPPR; encoded by the coding sequence ATGACGCAGCGGCCGAAACGCTTGAACAAGGCATGGCAGGACCTTCGGGAAGCCCTTGAAGGGCTTCGCACGCGGATTGTCCAGAGTGAAGCGGCCCAACTTCCTCTTTTGGAGCAGCAGGACCCCAGCCTGCCGTGGCATCCCGGCATCCGTAACATGCTGCACTACCTGGCTCTGCGCAGCGTCGATTTGCGCCCCCTGCAGGGGGCCCTGTCAGACGCTGGACTCTCTTCCCTCGGCCGCGCCGAAAGTCACGTGCTCGACAGCGTGCAGTGTACCCTGCAGATATTGTATGCTGCCCTGCAAATGCCACCCGCCGATTTCAGCGACGCCACGGCCATCACTCGGGAGCAGGGTCAGCGGGCTCTTACGGACAACACCCTGGCCCTACTCGGCAGTCCGCCGCACCAGCGCAGCACCCACATCATGGTGACCCTGTCCGGCGATCGCGCCGACGATGCCGATTTTTTCCGCAGACTCTTCACTGCCGGCATGAACATCGCGCGGATCAACTGCGCCCATGATAGCCCAGGCATATGGCGGAGGCTCGCTGAACAGGTTCGTACCGCGAGTCGGGATACGGGCCAGCCCTGCCGAATTCTCGCCGACCTCGCCGGGCATAAGATCCGCACCGGCCCCCTTCCCGATGCACCGGGAGTGATCCATCTGCGTCCCGAACGGGACCGCCTCGGCCGTCTGCTGGAACCGGCGCGCATGACCGCGATGGCCTGCCATCAGGCGTCATCCTCGCTGCCCTCGGGAGTGGACTGCCTGCTCCTCCTGGTATCCGGCAGCGCGATGCCCCAGCAGGGCGAAGACCTGCTCTGCCACGACGCCCGCGGCAAGGAGCGTGTGCTGGTGGTGGAACGGGTTGAAAACGAGGTGATCACGCTGCAAGCCACGCAAGGCTGTTATTTCACTGCCGGGAACCGTTGCCAGAGCCGGCGCCGCCGCCATGTGCAGGGATACTTCGCCGGCATTCCCCAAAGCGTCGTCCCCCTGCATCTGGAAATCGGCGATTCGCTCCTGCTGCAAAGTCAGGGCGGACCCGGCGGACCCGCCCTGAACGGGCGGCCGGCCAGGATTTCCTGCACCGTCCCCGAGGTCATTCCCCAGTTGCCCATCGGTCAGCAGGTGTGGGTGGACGATGGCAAGATCGCCGCCGTAGTCTTGGAACAGACCTCCGAAGGAGCGCTACTGCGCATCACCAAAACCAAACCAGGAGGCGCCCGCCTGCTGCCGGACCGGGGTCTCAATTTTCCCGGCCTCGCCCTGGAACTTCCGGCTCTTAGCGCCAAAGACCTGGACGATCTGGGCACGATTATTCCCCTGGCGGATCTCGTCGGTTTTTCTTTTGTGGAGAACGCCGGGAACATGCGCAGCATGCTGGAGGCCCTGCGTCAGCGGCAAGGCGAACACTTGGGTGTCATCGCGAAAATAGAAACGGCCAGCGCCTTTCACCACTTGCCGGAGATCCTGCTTGCCGCGCTCGGGCGCCAACCGATGGGCGTAATGATCGCGCGCGGTGATCTGGCTGTCGAAGTGGGTCCGGAACGGCTGGCAGAAGTCCAGGAAGAGATACTCTGGCTGGCGGAGGCGGCACATCTGCCCGTCATCTGGGCCACTCAGGTGTTGGAACAACTCACCAAAAAAGGCGTCATCTCCCGGCCCGAATTCACTGACGCGGCCATGGGGGTACGCGCCGAGTGCGTGATGCTCAACAAAGGCCCGTACGCCGTGGAGGCGGTGCATACCCTGAACGACATTCTCACCCGTATGCAGGCACACCAACACAAAAAATTCAGCCAGTTACGTGCCCTGCACTGGGGCGCGACGGAAGAACCGCCGGATCAGTGGCCGGAACCACCGCGCTGA
- a CDS encoding universal stress protein, protein MFNQILLAADGSDASAAAVATAIGLAREQRAQLLVVHVVDVYAMYFATPESIDFLVAAGEGILKAVQDQALQSGVVAHTKLLQSDVGGRHISELIIDESNAWPADLVIIGSHGRRGLNHFLLGSVAEGVCQRARTPVLLSR, encoded by the coding sequence ATGTTTAACCAGATATTACTGGCGGCAGACGGGAGCGATGCCTCCGCAGCCGCAGTGGCGACCGCCATTGGACTGGCGCGGGAGCAGCGGGCCCAGTTGCTGGTCGTGCATGTCGTCGATGTCTACGCCATGTATTTCGCAACGCCTGAGTCCATCGACTTTCTGGTGGCTGCCGGCGAAGGCATCCTCAAGGCGGTACAGGACCAGGCGCTCCAGTCGGGCGTGGTGGCCCACACCAAACTGCTGCAGTCGGATGTGGGCGGGCGTCATATCAGCGAATTGATCATCGATGAAAGTAACGCCTGGCCGGCCGACCTGGTTATCATCGGCAGTCATGGCCGACGCGGCCTGAACCATTTTTTGCTCGGGAGTGTTGCGGAGGGGGTTTGTCAGCGCGCCAGGACGCCGGTGCTTTTGTCGCGATAG
- the queF gene encoding preQ(1) synthase, with amino-acid sequence MPSQPSRELERFPNPHPERDYVVHMDLPEFTCLCPLTGQPDFAHFMLDFIPDQHNVELKSLKLYLWSFRDEGAFHEAMTNRIADDLICLINPRYLRLLGRWYVRGGITTDVLIEHRQPGWQNPDILSQLPTVRWAQHQPGH; translated from the coding sequence ATGCCCAGTCAACCCAGCAGGGAATTAGAGCGTTTCCCCAATCCCCACCCCGAGCGGGACTATGTGGTACACATGGATCTGCCCGAATTTACCTGCCTCTGCCCGCTAACGGGACAACCCGACTTTGCGCATTTCATGCTGGATTTTATCCCGGATCAGCACAATGTCGAACTGAAATCCCTCAAGCTCTACCTCTGGAGCTTCCGCGACGAGGGCGCCTTTCACGAAGCGATGACCAACCGTATCGCCGACGATCTGATCTGCTTGATCAACCCGCGCTATCTGCGCCTGCTGGGACGCTGGTATGTGCGCGGCGGCATCACCACCGATGTGCTCATCGAACATCGTCAGCCCGGCTGGCAGAATCCCGACATACTCAGTCAATTACCAACCGTGCGCTGGGCACAACACCAGCCGGGTCACTGA